A window of Calonectris borealis chromosome 3, bCalBor7.hap1.2, whole genome shotgun sequence contains these coding sequences:
- the PDIA6 gene encoding protein disulfide-isomerase A6, whose protein sequence is MGARAVGRLWWGTVSCTLFLVVNGLYSASDDVIELTPTNFNKEVIQSESLWLVEFYAPWCGHCQRLTPEWKKAATALKGVVKVGAVDADKHQSLGGQYGVRGFPTIKIFGANKNKAEDYQGGRTSDAIVDAALSALRSLVKDRLSGRSGGYSSGKQSRESGGGDKKDVIELTDDSFDKNVINSDDVWMVEFYAPWCGHCKNLEPEWAAAATEVKEQTKGKVKLAAVDATVNQMLASRYGIRGFPTIKIFQKGEDPVDYDGGRTRSDIIARALDLFSDNAPPPELLEIISEDVLKSTCDAHQLCIISVLPHILDTGASGRNSYLDVMLKMAEKYKKKMWGWLWTEAGAQSDLESSLGIGGFGYPAMAAINARKMKFALLKGSFSEQGINEFLRELSVGRGSTAPVGGGAFPKIHSVEPWDGKDGELPVEDDIDLSDVDLDDWDKDEL, encoded by the exons ATGGGGGCGCGTGCCGTGGGCCGTCTCTGGTGGG GCACAGTGAGCTGCACGTTATTCCTGGTAGTTAATGGTTTATATTCGGCCAGTGATGATGTGATAGAGCTAACACCAACTAACTTCAACAAGGAGGTCATTCAGAGTGAGAGCCTGTGGCTCGTGGAGTTCTATGCCCCATG gtgTGGTCATTGTCAAAGACTAACCCCTGAGTGGAAGAAAGCAGCAACAGCGTTAAAA GGTGTAGTGAAAGTAGGTGCAGTAGATGCAGATAAGCATCAGTCCTTGGGTGGACAGTATGGAGTCAGAGGGTTTCCAACTATCAAGATATTTGGAGCCAACAAAAACAAAGCGGAGGATTATCAGG GTGGCAGGACAAGTGATGCCATTGTTGATGCTGCTCTAAGTGCTCTTCGGTCCCTGGTGAAAGACCGTCTTAGTGGCAGAAGTGGAGGATATAGTTCTGGGAAACAG AGCCGAGAGAGCGGAGGTGGAGATAAGAAGGATGTGATTGAGCTGACTGATGACAGCTTTGATAAGAACGTCATAAATAGTGACGATGTGTGGATGGTGGAGTTTTATGCCCCATGGTGTGGGCACTGCAAAAA cctggagcCTGAATGggcagctgctgccactgagGTGAAGGAACAAACAAAGGGAAAAGTAAAGCTGGCTGCAGTAGATGCAACAGTCAATCAGATGTTGGCAAGCCGATACGGG ATTCGCGGATTTCCCACAATTAAAATCTTCCAGAAAGGAGAAGACCCTGTTGATTATGATGGTGGCAGAACTAGATCTGATATCAttgctcgtgctctggatttgttttctGATAATGCCCCACCACCTGAACTCCTGGAG ATAATTAGTGAAGATGTTCTGAAGAGTACCTGTGATGCTCATCAGCTCTGCATCATTTCTGTCCTGCCTCATATTCTTGACACAG GAGCTTCAGGGAGGAATTCTTACCTGGATGTCATGTtaaaaatggctgaaaaatacaaaaagaaaatgtgggg GTGGTTGTGGACAGAAGCAGGTGCTCAGTCAGATCTTGAGAGCTCTTTGGGGATTGGAGGCTTTGGGTATCCAGCAATGGCAGCTATTAATGCTCGGAAGATGAAATTCGCCCTTCTGAAAGGATCATTCAGTGAGCAAGGGATTAATGAGTTTCTCAG GGAACTGTCTGTTGGTCGTGGCTCTACAGCACCAGTGGGTGGTGGAGCTTTCCCTAAAATTCATTCAGTTGAACCTTGGGATGGCAAAGATGGTGAG CTTCCGGTTGAAGATGATATTGATCTCAGTGATGTGGATCTGGATGACTGGGATAAAGATGAGCTGTGA